A stretch of the Nicotiana tabacum cultivar K326 chromosome 6, ASM71507v2, whole genome shotgun sequence genome encodes the following:
- the LOC107770008 gene encoding uncharacterized protein LOC107770008, with product MESKKHQDSSMHYVNELCKKFTKIESMHITRIQNEFTDALVTFSSLIQHHDKSYIEPIEVEIRGPYAYCFHVDEETDSMPQFHGIKRFIEIRKYPESATTGQKRALRILANHFFLNGKVLYRRTMDFGLSRCVDIAEATRL from the coding sequence ATGGAATCTAAAAAACATCAAGATTCTTCCATGCATTATGTGAATGAATTATGTAAGAAGTTCACCAAGATCGAATCCATGCATATTACCAGAATCCAGAACGAATTCACCGATGCTCTTGTAACATTTTCATCCTTGATTCAACACCATGACAAGAGCTACATTGAACCTATTGAGGTAGAGATTCGGGGCCCATATGCATATTGCTTTCATGTAGATGAAGAAACAGATAGTATGCCACAGTTTCATGGCATCAAAAGGTTCATTGAGATAAGAAAATACCCAGAGAGTGCTACTACTGGTCAGAAGAGGGCACTAAGGATATTGGCAAATCATTTTTTCCTTAACGGGAAAGTCCTATACAGGAGGACCATGGACTTTGGTTTATCAAGATGTGTAGATATTGCAGAAGCGACAAGATTGTAG